The following proteins are co-located in the Urocitellus parryii isolate mUroPar1 chromosome 15, mUroPar1.hap1, whole genome shotgun sequence genome:
- the Rgs9bp gene encoding regulator of G-protein signaling 9-binding protein, translating to MAREECKALLDALNKTTACYHHLVLTVGGSADSQNLREELQKTRQKARELAVTTGARLTVALRNRSLAAEDRAEFERLWVAFSGCLDILEADMQRALALGAAFPLHTPLRPLVRTGVTGDSSRVAARALSARSLSHQAERDFDVSDLKELEREVLLVGEMINDMEMKVNVPRWTVQAQQTAGAELLSSNSMGASSVGAVSVEERSRSCNPSKALAATLFSAVLLAAVALALSVVKLG from the coding sequence ATGGCCAGAGAGGAATGCAAGGCGCTGCTAGACGCGCTCAACAAGACCACCGCTTGCTACCACCATTTGGTGCTGACCGTCGGCGGCTCAGCGGACTCACAGAACCTGAGGGAGGAACTACAGAAGACCCGCCAGAAGGCGCGGGAGTTGGCGGTGACCACTGGTGCCCGGCTGACTGTTGCGCTGCGCAACCGGAGTCTGGCCGCGGAGGATCGCGCGGAATTTGAGCGCCTCTGGGTGGCCTTCTCTGGTTGTCTGGACATACTGGAAGCCGACATGCAACGCGCACTGGCGCTGGGAGCCGCGTTCCCGCTGCATACGCCTCTGCGGCCACTTGTGCGCACCGGTGTAACTGGTGATTCCTCCCGGGTAGCAGCTCGCGCCTTGAGTGCCCGCAGCCTAAGTCACCAGGCTGAACGCGATTTCGACGTCTCAGATCTGAAGGAGTTGGAGCGCGAGGTCCTTCTGGTGGGCGAGATGATCAACGACATGGAAATGAAAGTCAACGTGCCGCGTTGGACAGTACAGGCCCAGCAGACCGCGGGCGCCGAACTACTGTCCAGTAACAGCATGGGCGCCTCCTCCGTCGGCGCCGTGTCTGTAGAAGAGCGCTCGAGATCCTGCAACCCCAGCAAGGCCTTGGCTGCTACTCTTTTCAGCGCCGTGCTGCTGGCGGCTGTGGCCCTAGCCTTGAGCGTGGTAAAGCTAGGTTGA